In the Cylindrospermopsis raciborskii Cr2010 genome, CGGTTAGTAACCGATCCTGGGGGAAAGGACAAGTTGTGGGGAGTTCAACACCAGGATATATATCCCTTACATCTGATACAGCATCTTCCCAGGTTTCTGGGAAAACTTCCCCAAAATAGTTCTTGAGACTAGGTGACACTGCTAACAAACGCTTAATTTGTCTGCGTTGTTCTTTAATAGTTAACTCCCAACCTCGGTTGTCATAAGTATTGTTTATATAGCATCTTTTTAGTAGGTGTTCCAATAGGACTTCTAAGCGGTTTTGCAGAGCTTGTTTCTCACTGCGTCCCAAACTACTTATCTCCTCCCTAATATTTATCCAGTCAATACCATCTAAATCCTTATCTTCCAGCCTTTTTGCTTGCTCTTGAGTCCACAGCACAAAATCGTCATGGTACAGTGAGGAATTCATAACTGTCCCTTTATCCATCCTAACTCCCCCCCAGTTTAGCATTAGTGAGGAGAAATTGAAATCACAGAATAAATCACAAAATTGTCACACTTCTTAATAAATCAACAGCGTTACCACAAAAAGTTCTAATCTAAAAATTGACTGGGTTAATTTACTGGCAGTTTTGTAGGCGAGCTAAGC is a window encoding:
- a CDS encoding DUF29 domain-containing protein; the protein is MNSSLYHDDFVLWTQEQAKRLEDKDLDGIDWINIREEISSLGRSEKQALQNRLEVLLEHLLKRCYINNTYDNRGWELTIKEQRRQIKRLLAVSPSLKNYFGEVFPETWEDAVSDVRDIYPGVELPTTCPFPQDRLLTDCFWNQ